The Nymphaea colorata isolate Beijing-Zhang1983 chromosome 7, ASM883128v2, whole genome shotgun sequence DNA window AAAAGACATCGATATGTAAGTTGAGACATGAGTGGCCAGTTTCCAAAACACTAAAAGCAGacaatgatttttctcatgtcTCAAAAGTAACCTCATTTTTTCAAGGAACAGCACATAACAaaacgtttaaaaaaaatggaattacTTAAAGAATGCATATTAGCATCGGTAACAGTCTAATCAAAAGATCAAGGACATTGTGTTCTATCATAACCAGGCCCACCGAATGTTATATACTCGCCATACTCATCGTCAGAGTGGGAATATCTGAGATCGTAGCAGTTGGGCTTGGTGGCTACTACATTGATCTCTCCGGGAGCATCATAACGATCCAGGTCGAGGTCGTATAAGGCCATGTTACGGATGTATGCAACCCTCCCTAACGGTTCGCTCGAGAGATGGCCGTTCCCCATCTGGGTGGACGTATGCCTTCCCCTTGTCCGCTTATTCACTATTTCACCTCCCCATTCAATTGTGTTTGCACTGCGTGCTCTGTAATTTGATTTTGGCCAATAGCCGATCTGGTTATCATCCACCCAAAGTCCCCAATCTTGATCTTCATCCTGCCAAACATGAAAATACATTAGTAATCCACTAATCAATAAGACATACCTTTTCTCTGATCTCTGTGTAGCTAAGTTGTTATTTGTTTGCAATAattcttcttctattttctttagtttttggTTTGGAAGATTTTCTGGTGTTATGTAATCGGAATTTTGAATTTGAGCTATAATTTAGTGCAAATAATGGACCAAAGTATTAGCTCTATGTTCTTGGGGGAGCAAGAgaaatgttttcttttactgATGAAGACGAGAGCCTAAGCCACTATCCAACCCCTTGTCCTCATAGGATATAGTGCAGGCATGCATTGGTGCCCCAAAAAGCCGCCCCCACCACTATTCAACTTGTATGTCAGTCACCAGGATAGAAAGTTGATGCCATGGAGATTTGCCTACTACAACTTGTCACCCCAACTGTTGCTAACTTCTAATGTGTACCAAACGTCCCCAATATCACTTGTACACGTCCCCAATATCATTTAGTGAACATGTGCCTGTTGGTTAAACAATTAATATGTATAAGCGTGATGCAGAATGTGGctatttgaactttgaattcaCTTATTGGAAAGAAAGTCGATTAGTCCACCTTAACTTAATTCGTTCATACTTGAATCCTCCAGGCCTGCTAGACTATGGTAGATTCTACTCCAGAGAACAGAGCATTTAGCCTTAATTGGACGTATTAGGTATTCATCCACACATCAAAACACTGTTTTGTGAAAACATGGTTTATTCGTGTGatccaaacacaaccaaaaacatcGTTTTGTGTTGTCAACCAAAAATTTATATAAGCATATATATGTGCCAATGGTCCAGCCGATATTGGACTATAAGTTATATGcattgtttgaaaaatatttagGCTTTGGACCCAAAATTGGGCTCATTTTTGTAGAATTGAGAACTTCTTTTGTTCAGCCAATATAAACACACGTACAAACACAAAAACGCACATATAGACGCAATATGAGGACAAATTACTGACTTATTATCTTAGAACAGGATATGGTGAAAAAGAAATTGGGTACGCACCTGTTTGATGACGATTTCAAGTTCAGTGCTATCCCCATTGATAGTTGAACTATCAAGTTGTATACCGAAGGGCAGATAATTATCCATTATTCTGAATTGCAGATGATTGTTTGGTGTTTGTGATCTGTGGTTATCATTATAGAGCCATGTGGTGTAGCCGTCATTCTGTTGAAACcaagaaaatataataaatcTCAGCATTCACAATATATTTCTCCTAATTTATGCTGTTTCTACTTGGTCATGACGTCCATTTAGTTAACAAAGAAAAGCGGCCTATTTGTTgcttcacatataaatggagaTAGTTTCTCAGAGAGGGATTTTATAGGAATGACACGAAAACATCGCCAGCTGAATCCCTTTTTAGCACAATATCTATATAACTTTCTAGAGTCTGATTTCTCAAGTAAAGTATGAGAGTGGGTTTTACAAGAACTGTGAATAGGATAAGAGAAAGGGCAGCATCATGGGTATCCTTCAGAGCGTGAGAAAATTCTAATGCGCACACACATTACTTTTCAccatcctatatatatatatgatggttAAAAGTAAAcaatatatgttaaaaaaaaggtTGCCACACTGGGGCATTAGTGATGGCTTATAGGTGCAGCAAAGGTATATATATGATACCCGTCGCATCACCTTCACTTTATGGTGCTTTAATCCATAGATTTTTAAGTTGTAACCATCCGGAAACTATGTTAAATATGGAATATTAAAATCTTCCGATATATGTATACTTGGCCCATGTTGTAAACTATTAATGAAGCTAAAAGCAGTCATCATAATAGTTTCTTCATTAAAGTCAATGAGTGAAGCAAGTATTTGCATTTGCTAGTTTGTTATAGGAGCTCTTAAAATCAACACCAATGAAGTTAGGCCCAGTCAATTACCGTGGTGAAGATAAAAAACCGGGTTCTTCGATCCCCATATACGCTAGGATTGACCTTCACCACAACGAAGACAAAAGGTTaaataaaagtgaaaagaagGCAAACAAATAAAGCTAACttgaattattaaaaaaaagggatCATCTCTTTCCTTGATGTGAACAAAGGAATCAAACATACCATCCAACCTGCTTCGAGTGACATAGAGAAGTCATCTGCCGTTCTACTTAAAACCCATATTTGTGATAAGCTCATCTCACTATCGTCCTCAAGCGTAGGTCGCCAAATACTCAAAGTTCCTTCTGCGCCTCCATAACTTCCAGTTACCAAAGCTATTGCATACTATACATAATCCATGTATATGTTAAAGAAGCCAATACATTCTAAGGCCTTTGTTGatcaagcacaacacacaagaTAAAATGAGTGCATGAAAGATCAATAAAtgctaagaagaagaagaagcaaaagaagaagagtgaTCTGAAAAGGGTGTATAATAGATATCAGACCTCACGTACTGATAAAGGATCCTCATCATCAAGCGGTTTTGTGGTTTTTGATTTCAGAAACGATCTGGCACGTAAACTTGCAAAACTTTCGATGGCAGTGAAATTTAGCGGCCCCGCTTTGGTCGCCTTGAGAACCGGAAAACTTCCCGGTGGGCACCTTTCTTTTTCGAATGCTCCGGCCTTTCTCAGCTTGTTCCTTGTCGATTCATGATCAGAACTGTTAGTAGTTGTTATTGTTCCATGTAGCAAAGGCTTTTCCCTCGACTGTATCTTTCTTATAATCGAAGGGTTCGGCTTTCTAGGCTGACTATCAAGTTTCATGCAATCATAGATGTCTCCATCATCTAgctgaaaatcagcaaaaacTATTAGGGACAATTGAAGTTAGGAGAGGAAGGAGTTTTATCATTCTTTAAATTTTCCAATGTCATATTTTCTAAGCAATTATCTGTCAGTTTGTTTGAACAATTTGATAAAACAGTTACTGCGCTTCTTTTAGTGGCCATGGGATCCAAGCAGAACTCAAAGGATCTTGCTTCCAAAGTTTGGACTATATTAGTTAGAAAGAATGATCTTAGATTGAAACGTTACTATCTATGGCTTAACTTTATTTGGTGCATCCATGTATAATCTTGCATCAAATCTGGTTACCTTGTGGACTTTTATGGTTAACCTGCCAATGTTGTCAATATTAATCTCTAATGATATTCAAGACAGTGTTCCACCAAATTAATATGCATCTGTCCAGTAAGGGATACATCAAGCTCTTGCTGtttgtattaaaaaataattataagcgcaatataaaaaatataaataaataataatgtttAATTTAGAATGGGATCAACAACACTTTATGTGAGGTGAAATGGATGCATATTAGTTAATCCAATATAGTAATGGCAACACCAATACTTGCTAAatgttaaaagcaaaaaaataagacTTTTATGTGTTATGAAATATATGATCATCATATAGTTGGCATAGGCAATTAGCTTTCGACAACAAGGCGGATGACGACAACGACGACGATGATCATGATAGGAGGGAAATGCTCTAATTGGTCAATATTTATTAGGCCATGTTCTTTCatattttaacaattaaaagctattttaagttatatacactaaaaaaaaaaattcaaacatgtTTTAGGTTTCTGGACCATGTGAAACCGATATTagtgaaacaaaaacaaacagtCGTAGTGGCCGACCTgttagaaatttctggctaaggggaACTgatagtttaaaatttaaaattcaaattgcattcatatataaataaacaaaaatgaagaaggtAGCTATATATAAAGAAGGCATTTTTTGTAGCTGGTCACACTTGCCATTGCATCCAAAAAGGTATAATGAGAATAGGAAAATGGGAAATAAAAGGGGGACATATACCGTGATGGTCTTGATCGGGATCTCCTTTCGATAATATTTTCCTCCCTCGAGCATGTGCCTGCTGCCTTTGCTTAACAAGGCATGATTGAACAAGATGATCACAAGGAGAGGAAAGCACAAAGTTTTGCAACTCATATGCATATCAACGGCTTTGAGCATTCTAGACTGCAGtgtaaaatccaaaatctagcATTGGTTGGTCCTCAAAGTGAAGCACTTGCCAACTTATAGTAAATAAAAGTGATATTTTTTGGGAAAGAAAATCACTTGGTAAGGCCGCAAGTAAGAATCAAAAGACCATAAAatcaaatcctttctttcttcaaatagaGAAAGGGGCCTCGTTATGTGAACCTCTTATTGTGTAACTTCACTCAATTTTTGGTTATGTTGGAttccatgctttttttttttttacgtgtGGTTCTCAAATCTTTCATATATAAGTGGAATTAATTCAGTATCACAATTGATACGTTAATCATATCAGATGGTAAAACTTAAGAAGTGTTTTCTTAAACTATTTCAATAATGATTTTAGTcatccaaattaaaaaaaaaggataaaaatctTGCGTGcttgtgtaaaagaaaaaggtgggTAAGTGAAGGAAAGGCCTTAAATTCAGATGTAtctgttgggtcgggtccagcctcaagtggacccgatccagcccgtcacttaagtgacgggcggaaggaaaaggagggcacccgatggtgccccccaCTCTCACTCGTTCTTTTTCAcgtctctctctcattctctctttagGGTTCCgtttttgggaaaagagaaagagaggtgtGATCTTTCGTACTCTCTTTTGGTGGCTACACAACAAGAGgcgaaaaggagaagaagagaggagagaaggagaagaagaaaggagaagaggaagagaaggttgcgagcatttggctagagcaagattcgattccaacgaggaggcgaaacgcatctcctcccaatccacgttttgggcattcaatcggtgatatttttccattgtttttcttatatagctttggtgagatattattgctggagggttggctttgtgtagcccctcgtgggacaacttatatcattgattatagtggattgagtttgggtcgtagtaccccgtggtttttaccctcattgtttagaggggttttccacgtaaaaatcttcttgcgcatttgtgattgcttggtcgttggtttgttgcttcttgcatgatcggtttggactatacttcgttgttgaatctttttttaGTAGATTCGTGTTTATCCGCATTGTAtcccaacaaagtggtatcagagccaacatggtggataacaaaattgattttggtactagccgtatgattagtctaaatgggactaattatagtctatggaaaaataagatgaaagatctcttatatgtgaaggctaTGCACCTCCCAGTTTTTGCCAAAGAAAAGCCCGATTCTAAGTCTGACgaaaaatgagaatttgaacacgaacaagtttgtggtttcattcgacaatttgtggatgaaaatgtttataaccatatccaagatcaaaatcatgcatgtagtttgtgggcaaaattagaaaatctttatgcctccaagacaggaagtagtaaattatttcttctgaaaagattgatgaatttgagattcagggagggcagttcagtgtcagattttctaaatgattttcaggGGGTCAttagtcagttatccagtatgggcattaaatttgaagatgagattttgggattattattgcttgctacttTGCCTGATTCGTGGGAGACATTTAGAGTCTCGCTTACTAACTCTGCAGCTAATGGGGTTGTTTCTTTAGAGACTGTTAAGTCAGGtattctcaatgaggagatgagaagaaaatctcaggcTTGCTCTTCTCAGACAGAGGTTCTTTTCACAGAGAACAGGGGGAGGAGTAAATTCAAGAGTGACAGGGGCAGagataaaagcagaagcaagtccaaatcgagatataagaatttggaatgccaCCACTGTGTAAAGAAAGGACACATAAAAAAGTATTGCTTTCagttgaagaaggagaataaaattggggagaaacaggagaagaaaaatgaccgaGATGACAATGTCGCAGCTgctgcacaacatgaaatgtttgttgtttgtgatgCTAACATGGTTAATGTTGCTAGAGACgatacttgttggcttgttgatagtggttcagctcttcatgttacttcccataaggattttttctcttcatatatttctggtgattttggtactttgagaatgggtaatggttctttgtctcaTGTTGTAGGCAAAGGCGACGTCATTTTGAAGAATGCGAATGGAGCTCTATTGAAGCTGACAGATGTAAGGCATGCACCTGACATGCATTTGAACCTTATCTCTGCAGGAAGGCTCGATGAAGAAGGGTATCACAACACGTTTGGTGACGGCCAGTGGAAGCTTACTAGAGGTTccttgattattgctcgaggcAAGAGATGCAGCAATAATCTTTATACTATGCAGGCATCGATTTCCAGAGACATGGTACATGTGACACAGGATGAGAAATCTATAGAGTTGTGGCACAGGAGGCTGGGACATATGAGTGACAAGGGACTacaattcttgatcaagaagaatcttctacAAGATGTAAAGAATGATAAACTTGATAAATGTAGTCATTGTTTTGCAGGGAAGCAGACGCGGGTCTCTTTCAAGAGTCATCCACCTTCCagaaagtcagaagcacttgagttggttcatacagatgtatgcggtcctatgaaagtaagttcacatggtggtacactttattttgtcacgtttattgatgatttttccaggaaagtttgggtctattctttgaagaggaaagaccAAGTCCTTGGCGTTTTCAAGGACTTTCATGCACTAGTTGAAAGGCAATCTGAAAAGAAGCTGAAGTGTGTTCGCAGCGATAATGGGGGAGAGTATATTGGTCcatttgatgagtattgcaGATCTCATGGCATCAGGCACCAGAAGACTCCACCTAAGACTCCTCCATTGAATGGCGTGGCAGAAAGGATGAACAGGACACTCATGGAGAGAGTTAGATGTCTCCTATCTGAAGCTAAGTTATCTGATTCTTTTTGGTGTGAAGCTTTACATACTGctgcttatgtgattaacttgtctccACATGTTCCTTTGGATGGTGATGTTCCTAACAGAGTTTGGTATGGGAAAGATGTATCCTATGAGCActtacgtgtatttggatgcagggcatttgtgcatataccaaaggatGAGAGATCGAAGTTGGAATCAAAAAGCAGGCAGTGCGTGTTTTTGGGTTATggccatgatgaatttggttacagattgtatgatccagttgagaagaagcttgtcagaagcagggatgtggtatttgctgaagatcagaatattgaggatattcagaAAGCAGTAAAGGATTCTTCTCATAACTGCTATTTGCCAGTTGATGTGGACCTTATTCCCTTGCAGAATACTTCAAGAGCAGTGCCAGATGATGCTgttgggcagatacatgatagagaaggacaagtagacatgccatatattcctaattcagatgatgaaaatgatgatcataATCTGGAGGGTTCTTCCTCAGATGTAGATCAGCAGCGGAGATCCACGAGGGAGCGACGTCCCTCAACTAGATATCCCGcacatgactatattttgttgactgacagtggtgagcctgaatgctatgaagaagctgtgcatgatgtgcacaaggaaaagtggatggaagccatgaaagatgagatgcagtcactttacgacaaccacaccttcgagcttgtggagttgccccaaggcaagagggcattgagaaacaaatgggtttttagagtgaagcatgatgaaaactctttaaacccaagatacaaagctaggttggttgtgaaggggTTCAATCAGAGGAAAGGAGTTGACTTCGACGAGATATTTTCACCggtggtcaagatgtcatctatcagagttgttcttagtttggcagccagtcttgatttggagatcgaacagatggatgtgaagacagcttttcttcatggtgatcttgatgaagaaatttacatgatgcagCCAGAAGGTTTTCTTatgaaaggtaaagaaaaccatgtttgcagattaaagaaaagcttgtatggtctgaagcaggcacctagacagtggtacaagaagttcgagtcatttatgggGGAGTATGGCTACACCAAGACTACTTCAGATCACTgcgtctttgtgaagaaattctcaggtaatgattttgtcattttattgatttatgttgatgacatgcttattgttggcaataatatctcgagaatttcaagcttgaaaaaggagttgagcaagtcttttgctatgaaagacttgggacctgctagtcagattttgggtatgaagatcacacgagataggaagtcgaagaagctatggctatctcaagagaagtacattgagaatgtacttcaaagatttcatATGAACAAGGCAAAGCCTGTTAGCACCCCTATTGCAGcgcatttcaagttgagcaccaagcagagtccaaggacagattcagaaaaggaagatatggagaagattccctatgcctcagtcacaggtagtctgatgtatgctatggtatgtactagacctgatattgctCATTCAGTTGGAGTTGTTAGTCAGTTTATCTCAAATCCAGGAAAGAAACACTGGGAAAcagttaaatggattttgagataccTTCGTGGGACTagcagtttttcactttgttttggggCAGAAAAACCTATTCTTGTTGGCTATACAGATTCAGACATGGCAGGAGACATTGATGGGAGAAGATCTACATctggttttttattgacatatgcaggtggtgcagtttcttggcaatccagacttcagaaatgtgtagcattatctactaCTGAAGCAGAGTTTATTGCAGCTACAGAGGCGAGCAAGGAGCTCCtatggatgaagaggttcatgcagGAACTTCAGTTCAGTCAAGACGAGTACGTGCTTTACTGTGACAGTCAGAGTGCTATTCACCTTggaaagaattctacttttcatgcaaggtcaaagcaTATAGACGTGAGGTATCATTGGATACGTGATGTTCTAGAGTCGAAGCAGCTTGttgttcttgataagatccatacagatgataatcctgcagatatgatgacgaagtctctacctaaagagaaacatgatatgtgtagagacttagttgggatgactgcctctaaggcagtatattaattttgttcattttgcaggtatgttccctcacttgaggctggagggggagcttgttgggtcgggtccagcctcaagtggacccgatccagcccgtcacttaagtgacgggcggaaggaaaaggagggcacccgatggtgccccccaCTCTCACTCGTTCTTTTTCAcgtct harbors:
- the LOC116257182 gene encoding uncharacterized protein LOC116257182; protein product: MSLSQIWVLSRTADDFSMSLEAGWMVNPSVYGDRRTRFFIFTTNDGYTTWLYNDNHRSQTPNNHLQFRIMDNYLPFGIQLDSSTINGDSTELEIVIKQDEDQDWGLWVDDNQIGYWPKSNYRARSANTIEWGGEIVNKRTRGRHTSTQMGNGHLSSEPLGRVAYIRNMALYDLDLDRYDAPGEINVVATKPNCYDLRYSHSDDEYGEYVIISWVKYLMGNRSYVILIFHQVDYDDHQNDEEDWEILVDETLIGYWPKSNYEVNSANEVAWGGEIVNRRTRGRHTSTQMGSGHFSTDDLGTVAYIRKMALYDLGMDLYYPPEEDIDISKNNGNCYDATYWDLRQADDHDDFGHYITMEGPGYHPRNCP